From the genome of Muricauda sp. SCSIO 64092, one region includes:
- a CDS encoding aminotransferase class I/II-fold pyridoxal phosphate-dependent enzyme, whose protein sequence is MKNKSAQKLQDLHYFGEFGGVNPSISDSSTYTFLSAKKMFDTFEGNTEGCYLYSRHSSPSNLYLGEALAALEGTETANVYASGMGAISAVIMQRCEAGSHIVSSRTIYGGTYALMKNFLPKLAIDTSFVDITNLEKVEKSITKNTKMLYCEAISNPLLEVADIRSLSKLAKAHGIPLVVDNTFSPLSISPVHLGADIVIHSLTKFINGSSDCVAGAVCASTEFCLSLKDVNNGAGMLMGSTLDSLRAASILKNMRTLHIRIKKHSENTLYLAQKFQEDGLKVAYPGLSSHPGHNTMKEQMNPQYGFGGLMTLDVGSLDKANALMELMQKENLGYLAVSLGFYKTLFSAPGTSTSSEIPLEEQEEMGLTDGLIRFSIGLDNNIENTYLRMKHCMERLHILGPKTTTLA, encoded by the coding sequence ATGAAAAACAAATCGGCACAAAAGCTACAGGACCTTCACTATTTCGGTGAATTTGGTGGAGTGAATCCATCCATATCGGATTCCTCGACCTACACCTTTCTTTCCGCAAAAAAGATGTTCGATACCTTTGAGGGCAATACCGAGGGCTGTTACCTGTACAGTAGACATTCCTCCCCTTCAAACCTGTATTTGGGCGAAGCCCTTGCCGCTTTGGAAGGCACGGAAACCGCCAATGTCTACGCTTCTGGAATGGGCGCGATTTCCGCAGTGATCATGCAACGCTGTGAAGCAGGCAGCCATATTGTGAGCAGCCGAACCATTTATGGGGGTACCTATGCCCTTATGAAAAACTTTTTGCCAAAGTTGGCCATTGACACCTCTTTCGTGGACATAACCAATTTGGAAAAGGTGGAAAAATCCATTACCAAGAACACTAAAATGCTTTATTGTGAAGCCATAAGCAATCCATTACTGGAGGTAGCGGATATTCGTTCCCTATCCAAATTGGCCAAAGCCCATGGTATTCCCCTGGTAGTGGACAACACCTTCTCTCCGCTAAGTATAAGCCCAGTGCACCTGGGCGCGGATATTGTAATTCACAGCCTTACCAAATTCATTAATGGATCCAGCGATTGTGTGGCAGGTGCAGTCTGTGCTTCAACCGAATTTTGCCTAAGCCTCAAAGATGTCAATAACGGAGCTGGAATGCTCATGGGTAGTACTTTGGACAGTTTACGTGCGGCCTCTATTTTGAAGAATATGCGAACCCTGCATATTCGAATCAAAAAGCATAGTGAAAATACGCTCTACCTGGCCCAAAAATTCCAGGAAGATGGATTAAAAGTAGCGTATCCCGGGCTTTCCTCCCACCCCGGTCATAACACCATGAAGGAGCAAATGAATCCACAATATGGTTTTGGCGGATTAATGACCCTTGATGTGGGTTCCCTGGACAAAGCGAATGCCCTAATGGAATTGATGCAAAAGGAAAACCTGGGCTATTTGGCCGTAAGCCTTGGATTCTATAAGACCTTGTTCAGTGCTCCCGGTACCTCGACCTCGTCGGAAATACCCTTGGAAGAACAAGAGGAGATGGGTTTAACGGATGGCCTGATCCGGTTTTCAATCGGTCTGGACAACAACATTGAAAATACCTATCTACGGATGAAACACTGTATGGAAAGACTCCATATCCTGGGCCCCAAAACCACCACATTGGCCTAG
- a CDS encoding NADPH-dependent FMN reductase has product MAKILAFAGSNSSTSINYKLVKYTVSLIQNHETRLLNMANYPFPLYSEDLERKEGYSNSLVELKNDIQKMDALIISVNEHNGNPSAYFKNLLDWLSRLERKFLLGKKVLLISTSRGKGGGKGALGVTEKLVPRFGAEVVATFSMPSFAENFDNSGKIVTQELADQHRAALDKFLEIL; this is encoded by the coding sequence ATGGCTAAGATTTTAGCATTCGCAGGAAGTAATTCTTCCACATCCATTAATTACAAATTGGTAAAATATACGGTATCATTGATTCAAAATCATGAAACCCGCTTGTTGAACATGGCCAATTATCCCTTTCCGCTATATAGTGAGGACCTGGAAAGAAAAGAAGGGTATTCAAATTCATTGGTGGAATTGAAGAATGATATCCAAAAAATGGACGCCCTCATTATTTCCGTGAATGAACACAACGGCAATCCATCGGCTTACTTCAAAAATCTACTGGACTGGTTGTCCCGATTGGAACGTAAGTTTTTATTGGGAAAAAAGGTACTGTTGATTTCCACGTCCAGGGGAAAAGGTGGCGGTAAGGGTGCACTGGGCGTTACTGAAAAACTAGTGCCACGATTTGGAGCCGAAGTGGTCGCTACGTTTTCCATGCCCTCATTTGCCGAAAACTTTGATAATTCCGGAAAAATCGTAACCCAGGAATTGGCCGATCAACATCGGGCTGCTTTGGACAAATTCCTGGAAATTCTTTAA
- a CDS encoding penicillin acylase family protein, whose protein sequence is MNKLKRVLLVLLGLITLVVFAAFIFLNSLTPTYEGEKEMVAISDTVQVYFDSYGIPHIYAANEEDAMRALGYVHAQDRLWQMELLRRAGSGRLSEVFGEITLETDKFFLSLGIDDHNEEALANLDSNHPSAILANAYLDGINQFIEDGPTPIEFYLTGLEKQKFVLKDVYNAVAYMGFTFNKGARDIVNTNLLKVLDSSYTNELFANDPSKEIKIPVYRDSSVVALEAIQRRIASALDNLPIPEIYGSNSWVLAPEKTATGKVLFENDPHIAQAQPSVWYEAHLVTPNYEKYGYYLAGVPFPLLSHDRKMVHGFTMLANDDTNFYYEEQHPNDTTLYRFKDEWRKFEYVNKTIQVKDVGAIDFQYRKTHHGPIVNANHANRTRVEGERLVSMYWLFTQFENRLVQGLYGLNHASDMQEFSKFLPNIHAPGLNVMYGDAEGNIAWWGTAKLYQMPDSTSTKFILDGANGDNEPVTYLSFGHNPKSINPPASYVYSANNQPDSTAGMYVPGYFANSSRRAGRIIDLMEAKKEGWTMDDMKRMVNDITLRTATDRIASFLKDMEIEGLSTEQLAYLDVLKAWDGSFDLKSVGGLFFEKMGQNLHRNIFADEFSSKEEYLSYTVQLKLRKVFDNPESIWWDDVTTKDIKENRTQIVTRSFKDTWEQLTKELGGDHTNWTWDKAHYLEHDHPMGRVASLKKYFTVGPFPSSGTSGTLNNQGFRTMADGRYKVSSIPSTRRIVDFSDIENSISILPTGQSGNPLSKHYKDQAEMFVNGEFRKMMMNEEEIKSTSPHLLIFSPKK, encoded by the coding sequence ATGAATAAACTGAAGAGAGTGCTATTAGTCCTGCTGGGGCTAATTACGCTGGTAGTTTTTGCAGCATTTATTTTTCTGAACAGCCTAACCCCCACTTATGAAGGGGAAAAGGAGATGGTTGCCATTTCCGATACCGTTCAAGTGTATTTTGACTCCTACGGTATTCCGCATATTTATGCGGCCAACGAGGAAGATGCCATGCGTGCCCTGGGTTATGTCCATGCCCAGGACAGACTTTGGCAAATGGAGCTATTGCGAAGGGCAGGATCGGGAAGGCTATCCGAAGTTTTTGGCGAGATAACACTGGAAACGGATAAGTTTTTTCTTTCCCTGGGAATCGATGACCACAATGAAGAAGCCTTGGCAAATTTGGACAGCAACCACCCCAGTGCGATCTTGGCCAATGCGTATTTGGATGGAATCAATCAATTTATCGAAGATGGCCCAACACCGATTGAATTCTATTTAACGGGACTCGAGAAGCAAAAATTTGTATTGAAAGATGTCTACAACGCTGTGGCCTATATGGGTTTTACCTTCAATAAAGGGGCAAGGGACATCGTGAACACCAACTTGCTCAAGGTATTGGATTCGTCTTATACGAATGAGCTTTTTGCGAATGACCCCTCCAAGGAAATCAAAATTCCGGTATATAGGGATTCTTCGGTTGTTGCACTTGAAGCTATCCAAAGGCGAATTGCGAGTGCCCTTGATAACCTGCCCATCCCAGAAATTTATGGCAGCAATAGTTGGGTGTTGGCGCCTGAAAAAACAGCTACGGGCAAAGTGTTGTTTGAAAATGACCCACATATTGCCCAGGCGCAACCTTCAGTTTGGTATGAAGCCCATTTGGTGACCCCAAATTATGAGAAATACGGTTATTATTTGGCGGGGGTCCCTTTTCCGTTGCTGTCCCATGACCGTAAGATGGTCCATGGTTTTACCATGTTGGCCAATGACGATACCAATTTTTACTATGAAGAACAACATCCAAATGACACCACCCTGTATCGTTTCAAAGACGAATGGAGGAAGTTTGAATATGTGAACAAAACAATTCAGGTAAAGGATGTGGGAGCAATCGATTTTCAATATCGAAAAACGCATCACGGGCCAATTGTGAATGCCAATCATGCCAATAGGACCCGAGTGGAAGGGGAACGTTTGGTAAGTATGTACTGGTTGTTTACCCAATTCGAAAATAGGTTGGTCCAAGGCCTCTATGGGTTAAACCACGCTTCGGATATGCAGGAATTCAGTAAGTTCCTGCCCAATATCCATGCACCTGGGCTCAATGTGATGTACGGAGATGCAGAGGGTAATATCGCGTGGTGGGGAACGGCAAAACTGTACCAAATGCCGGATAGTACAAGCACCAAGTTTATTTTGGATGGTGCTAACGGAGACAATGAGCCCGTTACCTATTTAAGTTTTGGGCATAATCCAAAATCGATCAATCCACCGGCATCTTATGTGTATTCCGCAAACAATCAACCGGATTCCACGGCGGGAATGTACGTCCCGGGCTATTTTGCAAATTCCAGCAGACGTGCGGGACGAATAATAGACTTGATGGAAGCCAAAAAAGAAGGATGGACCATGGACGATATGAAACGAATGGTCAATGACATTACCTTACGAACGGCAACGGATAGGATTGCGAGTTTTCTGAAGGATATGGAAATAGAGGGGCTGTCCACGGAACAACTGGCATATTTGGATGTGTTAAAGGCTTGGGATGGGAGTTTTGACCTAAAAAGTGTTGGGGGATTGTTTTTTGAGAAAATGGGGCAAAACCTGCATAGGAATATTTTTGCGGATGAGTTTTCCTCAAAGGAGGAATATCTTTCCTATACGGTACAATTGAAGCTGAGAAAAGTGTTCGATAACCCCGAGTCCATTTGGTGGGATGATGTCACTACTAAGGACATTAAGGAAAATCGAACCCAGATCGTCACCCGTTCTTTCAAGGATACATGGGAGCAATTGACCAAGGAACTGGGTGGGGACCATACCAATTGGACCTGGGATAAGGCCCATTATTTGGAACATGACCATCCCATGGGCAGGGTCGCTTCCCTGAAAAAGTATTTTACCGTAGGGCCGTTTCCATCCTCGGGTACTTCGGGCACCTTGAACAATCAGGGTTTTAGGACCATGGCGGATGGACGCTACAAGGTTTCCAGTATTCCTTCTACCCGGAGGATTGTGGACTTTTCGGATATTGAAAACAGTATCAGCATATTGCCAACAGGGCAGTCTGGCAATCCCCTGAGCAAGCATTACAAAGATCAGGCGGAAATGTTTGTCAATGGGGAGTTCCGAAAGATGATGATGAACGAGGAGGAAATCAAATCAACTTCACCACATTTATTAATTTTTAGCCCCAAAAAGTAA
- a CDS encoding protein-disulfide reductase DsbD family protein, whose translation MKYTVLLLATLLPSIFGYAQSDDNPAVWSHEVVEIEDGYELIFKADIYQDWFIYSLYTAEGGSMPSEFEFVGAGTDYELLGPTEEGKTYKKYTEVFDVEETFFKEKALFKQKIGLLNTDIKQVEVILYYQICKEVCVLKEEVFTISLSGGEVVVENRTLDERSLAMTNALKLDLKQKSKLEEGSIHQKSASTNFWMLFGLGFLGGFIALLTPCVFPLIPLTVSFFTKHSGNRSKGIKSALLYGFFIVLIYFLLSLPFHLFDSVDSQILNTIATNVWLNVFFFAIFVFFAFSFFGYYELTLPNSWANKLDRASNKVGGGLGIFFMALTLAIVSFSCTGPILGGLLGSTTLAQGSVATNLTIGMTGFGLALALPFALFALFPTWLNSLPKSGGWMTTVKVVLGFLELAMAFKFLSNADLVGNWGIFKREIFLGIWIVIFLLLALYLFGIFRFPHDGQKQKPSLGRKATGVFSLAFAVYLVLGLTNITHLKPLSGFPPPDFYSISEKQSDCPLGLDCYKVFEEGVAAAREMNKPILLDFTGWGCVNCRRMEENVWSDPKIYPMLRDDYVLISLYVDDRKELPESQQFDFQYESGRIKTIKTIGQKWGTFQTINFNSASQPYYVLLSPELEVLNTAVQYVDTDTYEEWLKFGLNQYQLSMN comes from the coding sequence ATGAAATATACAGTTCTTTTATTGGCAACACTTTTGCCGTCCATTTTTGGATATGCCCAATCCGATGATAACCCGGCAGTTTGGAGCCACGAAGTGGTCGAAATCGAGGATGGGTATGAATTGATTTTTAAGGCGGACATTTACCAGGACTGGTTTATCTACTCCCTGTACACCGCGGAAGGAGGGTCAATGCCCAGTGAATTTGAATTTGTGGGAGCCGGTACGGACTACGAGCTCCTTGGCCCTACCGAGGAAGGGAAAACCTATAAAAAATATACGGAGGTCTTTGATGTTGAAGAAACCTTCTTTAAGGAAAAAGCACTTTTTAAACAGAAGATTGGACTTCTCAATACGGATATAAAACAGGTTGAAGTCATTCTTTATTACCAGATTTGTAAGGAAGTTTGTGTTCTAAAAGAGGAGGTTTTTACCATTTCGCTGAGTGGAGGGGAAGTGGTTGTGGAAAATCGCACACTTGACGAACGCAGTTTGGCAATGACCAATGCCCTAAAGTTGGATTTAAAGCAAAAATCCAAATTGGAGGAAGGTTCAATACATCAAAAATCTGCCTCAACCAACTTTTGGATGCTTTTTGGATTGGGCTTTTTGGGCGGATTCATTGCGTTGCTTACGCCCTGCGTTTTCCCGTTGATCCCTTTAACGGTGTCCTTCTTTACCAAGCACTCCGGAAATCGTTCCAAAGGAATAAAAAGCGCCTTGCTCTATGGGTTTTTTATTGTCCTGATTTACTTTTTATTGAGTCTTCCCTTTCACCTATTTGATTCCGTCGATTCCCAAATACTGAATACCATTGCAACAAATGTATGGTTGAACGTGTTTTTCTTTGCCATTTTCGTCTTTTTTGCATTTTCATTTTTTGGATATTATGAACTTACCTTACCCAATTCCTGGGCCAATAAATTGGATAGGGCTTCCAACAAGGTTGGTGGTGGTTTGGGAATCTTTTTTATGGCGCTTACCCTGGCCATAGTCTCCTTTTCCTGTACCGGACCTATTTTGGGAGGACTCTTGGGAAGTACAACATTGGCGCAGGGCAGTGTGGCTACCAATCTTACCATTGGAATGACTGGGTTCGGGTTGGCATTGGCCCTTCCTTTTGCCTTATTTGCCCTCTTTCCAACGTGGTTGAATTCATTGCCCAAATCCGGTGGTTGGATGACTACGGTAAAAGTGGTATTGGGCTTCCTTGAGCTTGCCATGGCCTTTAAGTTCCTATCCAATGCGGATTTGGTGGGGAATTGGGGCATTTTTAAACGTGAGATTTTCTTGGGTATTTGGATTGTTATTTTTCTGTTATTGGCACTTTACCTTTTTGGAATCTTTCGTTTTCCACATGATGGGCAAAAGCAAAAACCATCCCTGGGGAGAAAAGCGACCGGGGTGTTCAGTCTGGCGTTTGCGGTATATCTCGTCCTGGGATTGACGAACATTACCCATCTTAAACCCTTGAGTGGTTTTCCACCCCCCGATTTTTATTCCATTTCAGAAAAACAGAGTGACTGTCCATTGGGATTGGACTGTTACAAGGTTTTTGAAGAAGGTGTGGCCGCCGCCCGGGAAATGAACAAACCCATATTATTGGATTTCACGGGTTGGGGTTGTGTGAACTGTAGGAGGATGGAGGAAAATGTATGGAGTGACCCCAAGATTTATCCGATGCTCAGGGATGATTATGTCTTGATTTCGCTTTATGTGGACGATCGAAAAGAGCTTCCGGAATCACAGCAATTTGATTTCCAATATGAATCCGGTCGTATCAAGACCATTAAAACAATTGGGCAAAAATGGGGTACTTTTCAGACCATCAATTTCAATTCGGCCTCCCAACCCTATTACGTACTGCTTTCTCCAGAATTGGAAGTTTTGAACACCGCCGTGCAGTATGTGGATACGGATACTTACGAAGAATGGCTAAAATTCGGATTAAATCAATACCAATTGTCCATGAATTAG
- the tilS gene encoding tRNA lysidine(34) synthetase TilS: MKKKGLLLACSGGMDSMVLAHLLLENGYNFSIAHCNYKLRAMDSDRDEEFVAAWATKNKITAFFKTFDLSHETGSVQLKARELRYDWFQKLATTKGFDHILTAHHLDDDLETFLINLSRGTGLEGLRGIPRKNQDIIRPLLTFSKDEILEFAKANGITWREDLSNKDVKYLRNEIRHEIIPKLKELNATFLSNFQQTQEYLDYSSQLLGNYKEELKVGLFTETDGEIHIPISELDKLNPLKGYLHLLFRDFGFTQWEDLTHLLTVQSGKEVRSRTHRMIKDRDYLILAPIAKSEEKVFLLTEDENHIKEPLQLTMDVVDVIGAFSPNVIYVDKEKLNYPLKLRKWKIGDYFYPLGMEGRKKLSKFFKDEKYTTLQKESQWLLCSGDKIVWVLGKRLDDRFKVTGVTKEILKFTWVS; the protein is encoded by the coding sequence TTGAAAAAAAAGGGATTATTGCTGGCTTGCAGCGGAGGGATGGATAGTATGGTATTGGCCCATCTATTGTTGGAGAACGGCTATAATTTTTCCATTGCCCATTGTAATTATAAGCTTAGGGCCATGGATTCCGATAGGGATGAAGAATTTGTGGCTGCCTGGGCCACAAAAAATAAAATAACGGCTTTCTTTAAAACTTTTGACCTAAGCCACGAAACGGGTTCCGTGCAACTCAAAGCAAGGGAACTGCGGTACGATTGGTTTCAAAAACTGGCAACAACCAAAGGTTTTGACCATATCCTTACGGCCCATCATTTGGATGATGATTTGGAAACCTTTCTCATCAATCTTTCCAGAGGTACAGGTTTGGAAGGTTTGCGGGGAATTCCAAGAAAAAACCAGGATATCATCAGGCCTTTACTGACTTTTTCCAAAGATGAAATTTTGGAATTTGCCAAGGCAAATGGCATTACCTGGAGGGAGGACCTTAGCAACAAGGATGTAAAATACCTAAGAAATGAAATTCGTCATGAAATCATTCCAAAATTAAAGGAGCTGAATGCTACTTTTCTTTCCAACTTCCAACAAACGCAGGAGTATCTGGACTACAGTAGTCAGTTGTTGGGGAATTACAAAGAAGAATTGAAAGTTGGACTTTTTACGGAAACGGACGGTGAAATCCACATCCCAATATCGGAATTGGATAAGCTAAATCCATTGAAAGGGTATCTCCACCTACTTTTTAGGGATTTTGGATTTACCCAGTGGGAAGATTTGACCCATTTGCTTACGGTCCAAAGTGGAAAGGAAGTACGGTCGCGGACCCACCGCATGATAAAGGATAGGGATTATTTGATTTTGGCCCCCATTGCCAAATCCGAAGAAAAGGTATTTCTGCTTACCGAAGATGAAAACCACATAAAAGAACCGTTGCAGCTTACGATGGATGTGGTAGATGTCATAGGAGCCTTTTCGCCCAATGTGATTTATGTTGATAAGGAAAAGTTAAACTATCCGTTAAAATTAAGGAAATGGAAAATTGGCGACTACTTTTATCCGTTGGGAATGGAAGGGAGAAAAAAACTGTCGAAATTTTTTAAGGATGAAAAGTATACGACCCTTCAAAAAGAAAGCCAATGGCTCCTTTGTTCGGGGGATAAGATAGTTTGGGTGTTGGGAAAACGATTGGATGATAGGTTTAAAGTAACGGGAGTAACAAAAGAAATTCTAAAGTTCACATGGGTTTCATGA
- a CDS encoding acyltransferase family protein, producing MKVESKRLFFIDAMRAWAILMMLQGHFIDGLLDPLFRNPDNSVYSVWLYFRGITAPVFFTVSGFIFTYLLLRVPEKGFENPRIRKGIKRGLQLLVIGYALRLNLFGLLKGQIYDGFYLVDVLHCIGLSILAIIGFYLLTSRRKAYFFPLLLLSTTVLLFLFEPVYKQWSFSWLPSGLANYLSKANGSVFTIIPWLGYTTLGAALSIVFIKFKDFKLLYPVSIVSALILGVFLIYFSSPMFMALHEMTGIDLFALIYSNNYLFIRLGDVFVVFAVFMLIRKILINTTLLNIGSHTLSIYVIHFIILYGSFTGLGLYKFFHHQLHPSLAITGAVLFMLVCTYLALQYNRRESELKEKGAALVANGKMQLSLFSKRAIPVIKEQLVRIKMSFLRFLATSKN from the coding sequence ATGAAAGTTGAGTCCAAAAGATTGTTTTTTATAGATGCCATGAGGGCATGGGCAATCTTAATGATGCTCCAGGGTCATTTTATCGATGGGCTTTTGGATCCCCTTTTCAGAAATCCCGACAATTCCGTTTATTCCGTATGGCTGTACTTTAGGGGAATTACCGCTCCTGTTTTCTTTACGGTTTCGGGATTCATCTTTACCTACCTCTTGTTGAGGGTGCCGGAAAAAGGGTTTGAAAACCCGCGCATACGCAAGGGCATAAAACGAGGGTTGCAACTGTTGGTGATTGGTTATGCGCTGCGATTAAACTTATTTGGGCTTCTAAAGGGACAAATCTATGATGGTTTTTACTTGGTGGATGTGCTTCATTGTATAGGTCTGTCCATTTTGGCCATCATTGGTTTTTATCTTTTGACCAGTCGAAGGAAAGCCTATTTTTTTCCCTTACTGTTGCTTTCCACCACTGTACTGTTGTTTCTTTTTGAACCCGTTTACAAGCAATGGTCTTTTTCCTGGTTGCCTTCGGGCCTGGCCAATTATTTGAGTAAGGCCAATGGTTCCGTATTCACCATTATTCCGTGGCTGGGTTATACCACCTTGGGCGCTGCCCTGTCCATAGTATTTATAAAATTCAAGGATTTTAAACTATTGTACCCCGTCTCAATCGTGTCAGCCCTAATTTTAGGGGTATTTCTTATTTACTTCTCTTCACCCATGTTCATGGCGCTGCACGAAATGACCGGTATCGATTTGTTTGCCCTTATTTATTCTAACAATTATTTATTTATTCGCCTGGGGGACGTGTTTGTTGTATTTGCCGTATTTATGCTGATCCGTAAGATATTGATCAATACAACCCTATTGAACATTGGATCCCATACGCTATCCATATATGTTATCCATTTCATCATCCTTTATGGGAGCTTTACGGGCCTGGGATTGTATAAATTCTTTCACCACCAACTACATCCGTCACTTGCAATTACTGGTGCCGTACTGTTTATGTTGGTATGTACGTATTTGGCACTTCAGTACAACCGTAGGGAAAGCGAATTAAAGGAAAAGGGAGCCGCGCTTGTTGCAAACGGAAAAATGCAGCTATCCCTATTCTCCAAGAGGGCCATTCCAGTTATCAAGGAGCAATTGGTACGAATTAAGATGTCCTTCCTACGTTTTTTGGCTACTTCCAAAAACTAA
- the lpdA gene encoding dihydrolipoyl dehydrogenase, with product MSQYDVAVIGSGPGGYVAAIRCAQLGMKTAIVEKYATLGGTCLNVGCIPSKALLDSSHHYEDAVKHFEEHGIDIPGEIKVNLKQMISRKDGVVDQTTKGIQFLMDKNKIDVFEGLGSFKDATHIDIKKADGKTETIEAKNTIIATGSKPSTLPFIEIDKERIITSTEALKLSEIPKHMIVIGGGVIGLELGQVYKRLGAEVSVIEYMDRIIPGMDGALSKELMRSMKKQKVKFFLSHKVKSVERKDTEIIVKADDKKGQEVEFKGDYCLVSVGRRPYTDGLNAEAAGVQLDERGRVTVNDHLQTTAPNIYAIGDVIRGAMLAHKAEEEGTMVAEILAGQKPHIDYNLIPGVVYTWPEVAAVGKTEEELKEAGVDYKVGQFPMRALGRARASMDIDGFVKILADAKTDEVLGVHMIGARCADLITEAVTAMEFRASAEDMARMSHAHPTYAEAVKEAALAATEDRAIHV from the coding sequence ATGAGTCAATATGATGTAGCCGTTATCGGTTCTGGCCCTGGGGGGTACGTGGCCGCTATCCGATGTGCCCAATTGGGTATGAAAACAGCAATTGTGGAGAAATATGCCACCTTGGGCGGTACCTGTCTAAATGTAGGTTGTATTCCCTCAAAGGCCTTGTTGGACTCGTCCCATCATTATGAAGATGCAGTAAAACATTTTGAGGAACATGGGATTGACATCCCTGGCGAAATCAAAGTAAACTTAAAACAGATGATTTCCCGTAAAGATGGTGTAGTGGACCAAACCACCAAGGGAATTCAGTTTTTAATGGATAAAAACAAAATTGATGTTTTTGAAGGCCTTGGGAGTTTTAAGGATGCTACTCACATTGACATTAAAAAGGCGGATGGAAAAACAGAAACCATTGAAGCCAAGAATACGATCATTGCCACGGGTTCCAAGCCCTCTACCTTACCCTTTATTGAGATTGACAAGGAACGGATTATTACGTCCACCGAAGCCTTGAAACTATCCGAAATTCCAAAACACATGATCGTGATTGGCGGAGGGGTCATAGGATTGGAACTGGGTCAAGTGTATAAACGTTTGGGAGCGGAAGTGAGCGTTATTGAATATATGGACCGAATCATACCAGGTATGGACGGTGCACTGTCCAAGGAATTGATGCGGTCCATGAAAAAACAAAAAGTAAAATTCTTTTTGTCCCACAAGGTGAAATCCGTGGAGCGTAAGGACACTGAAATCATTGTGAAAGCGGATGACAAAAAGGGCCAGGAGGTCGAGTTTAAAGGCGATTATTGCTTGGTTTCCGTTGGTCGAAGACCTTATACGGATGGACTAAATGCCGAAGCGGCAGGGGTTCAACTGGACGAAAGGGGCCGCGTAACGGTAAATGACCATTTGCAGACTACGGCACCCAATATTTATGCCATTGGTGATGTCATACGTGGTGCCATGTTGGCCCATAAGGCTGAGGAAGAGGGGACCATGGTGGCCGAAATCCTGGCGGGACAGAAACCACATATTGATTATAACCTAATTCCTGGAGTGGTCTATACGTGGCCGGAGGTTGCCGCGGTTGGTAAAACCGAGGAAGAGTTAAAAGAAGCAGGTGTGGACTACAAAGTTGGACAATTTCCAATGCGGGCACTGGGTCGAGCCCGTGCCAGCATGGACATTGATGGTTTTGTGAAGATTCTTGCCGATGCCAAAACCGATGAGGTTTTAGGTGTACATATGATTGGCGCGCGTTGCGCGGATTTAATTACCGAAGCGGTAACCGCAATGGAGTTTAGGGCTTCTGCCGAGGACATGGCCCGAATGAGCCATGCGCACCCAACCTATGCCGAAGCTGTGAAGGAAGCTGCCCTGGCCGCCACGGAGGATAGGGCCATCCATGTGTAA
- a CDS encoding Lrp/AsnC family transcriptional regulator, whose protein sequence is MTLDQTDRKLLNLLQEDCKRTTKAYAAELGLSTTAVFERIRKLERENVITHYVALVDREAIRRSFTVFCHVKLVQHTKENVIRFEHQVQQLDEVQECHHISGDYDYILRVNVADMTAYREFMVHKLTAIDQIGSTQSSFGINEVKKTTAIAL, encoded by the coding sequence ATGACTTTGGATCAAACAGATAGAAAACTGTTGAATCTTTTACAGGAAGACTGCAAACGCACTACAAAAGCTTATGCCGCCGAACTGGGACTTTCCACTACAGCGGTTTTTGAACGCATTCGAAAGCTGGAACGTGAAAATGTGATAACCCATTATGTGGCCCTGGTGGACAGGGAGGCCATTCGTAGGTCGTTTACCGTATTCTGCCACGTAAAATTGGTACAGCACACCAAAGAAAATGTGATACGGTTTGAACATCAGGTCCAACAACTGGACGAGGTACAGGAATGTCACCATATCAGCGGGGATTATGATTATATCCTCCGGGTAAACGTTGCCGATATGACCGCCTACAGGGAGTTTATGGTACACAAGCTTACGGCAATCGATCAAATTGGAAGCACGCAAAGTTCCTTTGGTATCAATGAGGTCAAAAAGACTACGGCCATAGCACTTTAA